The following are encoded together in the Glycine soja cultivar W05 chromosome 5, ASM419377v2, whole genome shotgun sequence genome:
- the LOC114413058 gene encoding ultraviolet-B receptor UVR8-like: protein MDATTSETPTIQYHNIPDQPITTIVATQLPTFQPQQRHCFKDSSPGEFPLSDNPSIVLHVLTTCNLYAQDLAKLEATCSFFKRPANFDPDFDLSLSELAALDMCQKRAIFNPMTTEQRQHLKQRCGGSWKLVLRFLLAGEACYRREKSQVIAGPGHSIAVTSKGVVYSFGSNSSGQLGHGTTEDGWQPRPIRALQGIRIIQATAATGRTMLISDSGQVYAFGKQYFCENEIGNEGSKMVTTPQLVESLKNIFVVQAAIGNYFTAVLSREGRVYTFSWGSDGKLCHQTDPNDVEPRPLLGALEHIPVVQIAAGFCYLLCLACQPSGMSVYSVGCGMGGKLGHGTETDEKYPRLIEQFQLLNLQPMVIAAGSWHAAVVGQDGRVCTWGWGRHGCLGHGNEECALVPKVVEELKNVKAVHVAAGDYTTFVVSDSGDAYSFGYGESGTLGHDPENPEQEHMHADVLTPKLVTSMKQNYERVIQISLTNSVYWIAHTFALTESGKLYAFGAGDKGQLGVELRPYQTERRKPQRVDIDLG from the exons ATGGATGCCACTACCAGTGAAACCCCAACTATCCAATACCATAACATCCCTGATCAGCCAATTACTACCATTGTTGCCACACAATTGCCAACATTTCAACCGCAGCAACGCCATTGCTTCAAGGACTCTAGTCCAGGAGAGTTTCCCTTGTCTGACAACCCCTCCATTGTCCTTCATGTCCTTACAACATGTAACTTGTATGCTCAAGACCTTGCTAAACTTGAG GCAACATGCTCCTTCTTCAAGCGGCCGGCAAACTTTGATCCGGATTTTGACTTGTCCTTGTCAGAGCTTGCTGCATTGGACATGTGCCAGAAGAGAGCCATTTTTAATCCAATGACAACAGAACAACGGCAACATTTGAAGCAAAGATGTGGCGGTTCTTGGAAATTGGTTCTGAGGTTTTTGCTTGCTGGAGAAGCATGTTACAGAAGGGAAAAATCGCAGGTAATAGCAGGCCCCGGTCATAGCATTGCTGTGACATCAAAAGGGGTTGTTTATTCATTTGGTTCCAATAGTTCAGGACAACTTGGGCATGGCACCACTGAAGATGGATGGCAACCTCGGCCAATCAG AGCTTTGCAAGGAATCCGAATTATACAAGCTACTGCTGCGACTGGGAGAACAATGTTGATCAGTGATTCTGGGCAGGTTTATGCCTTtggaaaacaatatttttgtgaaaatgaGATTGGAAATGAAGGATCTAAAATGGTTACAACTCCACAGTTAGTTGaatctttgaaaaatatatttgttgtgCAAGCTGCAATTGGAAACTATTTCACAGCCGTATTGTCAAGAGAAGGCAGGGTTTATACATTTTCTTGGGGTAGTGATGGCAAACTCTGTCACCAAACTGATCCAAATGATGTGGAACCCCGTCCTTTATTAGGAGCTCTGGAACACATACCAGTAGTGCAAATAGCTGCTGGATTTTGCTACCTGCTTTGTTTGGCTTGTCAACCAAGTGGAAT GTCAGTGTACTCAGTTGGGTGTGGTATGGGTGGGAAGCTCGGACATGGCACAGAAACGGATGAGAAGTATCCTCGTTTGATTGAACAATTCCAGCTGTTAAACCTTCAGCCCATGGTGATTGCTGCTGGTTCTTGGCATGCAGCTGTGGTGGGGCAGGATGGCCGTGTTTGCACATGGGGTTGGGGCCGTCATGGCTGCTTGGGTCATGGAAATGAAGAATGTGCATTAGTACCTAAGGTGGTGGAGGAGCTGAAAAATGTCAAAGCAGTTCATGTTGCTGCAGGAGATTACACTACTTTTGTAGTGTCTGATAGCGGTGATGCGTATTCATTTGGTTATGGAGAATCTGGTACTCTTGGCCATGACCCTGAAAATCCTGAGCAG GAACACATGCATGCAGATGTGTTAACTCCAAAGCTAGTCACTTCGATGAAACAGAACTATGAACGGGTGATACAGATTAGTCTGACCAATTCGGTATATTGGATTGCTCATACATTTGCCCTAACTGAATCAGGGAAGCTGTATGCCTTTGGGGCTGGGGACAAAGGACAACTAGGTGTAGAGCTTCGTCCCTACCAGACTGAAAGACGAAAGCCACAGCGTGTTGATATTGATCTTGGTTAA
- the LOC114413059 gene encoding actin-related protein 3-like, whose translation MDPSTSRPAVVIDNGSGYTKMGFAGNVEPCFNVPTVVAINESFLNQSRNSSKGNWVAQHNAGVMADLDFFIGDEALSKSRSSSTYNLSYPIQHGQVENWDAMERFWQQCIFNYLRCDPEDHYFLLTESPLTSPESREYTGEIMFETFNVPGLYIGVNSVLALAAGYTTSKCEMTGVVVDVGDGAAHVVPVADGYVIGSSIKSIPISGKDITLFVQQLMRERGENVPPEDSFEVARKVKEMYCYTCSDIVKEFNKHDKEPAKYIKHWRGIKPKTGAPYSCDIGYERFLGPEIFFNPEIYGSDFTTPLPVVIDKCIQSAPIDTRRSLYKNVVLSGGSTMFKDFHRRLQRDLKKIVDARVLLSEARLNGEIKSQPVEVNVLSNPIQRYAVWFGGSVLASTPDFFTACHTKAEYEEYGASICRTNPVFKGMY comes from the exons ATGGATCCCTCTACTTCTCGTCCAGCTGTAGTCATCGATAATGGCTCCGG TTATACTAAGATGGGGTTTGCTGGTAATGTTGAGCCATGTTTTAATGTTCCGACAGTGGTTGCAATTAACGAGTCCTTTCTTAATCAATCGAGGAATTCCTCTAAAGGCAATTGGGTTGCCCAGCACAATGCTGGCGTAATGGCAGATCTTGATTTCTTCATTGGGGATGAGGCCCTCTCCAAATCTCGATCTAGCAGCACTTATAATCTCAGCTACCCAATTCAGCATGGCCAGGTTGAGAATTGGGATGCCATGGAGCGCTTCTGGCAGCAGTGCATATTCAACTATTTGAGGTGTGATCCAGAGGATCACTATTTTCTCTTGACGGAGAGTCCATTGACTTCGCCAGAGAGTCGCGAGTATACTGGGGAAATCATGTTTGAGACTTTTAACGTACCTGGACTTTACATTGGTGTGAATTCTGTGCTTGCTCTTGCAGCTGGTTACACAACATCTAAG TGCGAGATGACTGGAGTTGTAGTGGATGTTGGAGATGGGGCTGCTCATGTTGTACCTGTTGCAGACGGCTATGTTATTGGCAGTAGCATCAAATCGATTCCCATTTCTGGAAAGGATATTACTCTTTTTGTGCAGCAGCTTATGCGG GAAAGAGGAGAGAATGTACCACCAGAAGACTCTTTTGAAGTGGCACGGAAAGTGAAGGAAATGTATTGCTACACCTGCTCTGACATTGTGAAG GAATTTAATAAGCATGACAAAGAGCCAGCCAAGTATATCAAGCACTGGAGAGGTATTAAACCAAAGACGGGGGCACCATATTCCTGTGATATTGGCTATGAACGATTTCTTGGCCCTGAG ATTTTCTTTAATCCTGAGATATATGGCAGTGACTTTACCACCCCTTTGCCAGTTGTAATAGACAAGTGCATTCAGTCTGCGCCAATTGACACAAGGAGATCATTATACAAG AATGTAGTGTTGTCTGGAGGTTCAACCATGTTCAAGGATTTTCACAGGAGGTTGCAACGtgatctaaaaaaaatagtggatGCTCGTGTCCTTTTATCTGAAGCGCGCTTGAATGGGGAGATAAAA TCGCAGCCAGTGGAGGTAAATGTACTCAGCAATCCAATCCAGAGATATGCAGTTTGGTTTGGAGGATCAGTGCTTGCGTCAACACCTGATTTTTTTACG GCTTGTCATACAAAGGCAGAATATGAGGAGTATGGAGCAAGCATTTGCCGGACAAATCCTGTTTTCAAGGGAATGtattaa